In Stenotrophomonas sp. ASS1, the following proteins share a genomic window:
- a CDS encoding ABC transporter ATP-binding protein — translation MGAKASSLASQNDTAPALRVRDLRKTYDNGTQALKGVSLEVAPGDFFALLGPNGAGKSTLIGIISSLVNLSEGQVEVFGSDLVRNRSATMRLIGLVPQEINFNLFEKPFDILVNYAGFYGVPREEAEQRAEEELKRAHLWEKAQVMSRTLSGGMKRRLMIARAMMTRPRLLILDEPTAGVDIEIRRDMWRVLKEINAAGTTIILTTHYLEEAEYLCRHLAIINHGQIVEQGPMRTLLAKLDVEGFLLDIDGDLPAQLPVIEGATLTAPDPHTLDIDMPRAMDLNRVFATLNESGIRVRSMRTKSNRLEELFVRLTGNLEKPA, via the coding sequence GACAACGGCACCCAGGCCCTGAAGGGCGTTTCCCTGGAAGTGGCCCCGGGCGACTTCTTCGCCCTGCTCGGCCCCAACGGTGCCGGCAAGTCCACCCTGATCGGCATCATCAGCTCCCTGGTCAACCTCAGCGAGGGCCAGGTGGAAGTGTTCGGCAGCGACCTGGTGCGCAACCGCAGCGCCACCATGCGCCTGATCGGGCTGGTGCCGCAGGAAATCAACTTCAACCTGTTCGAAAAGCCCTTCGACATCCTGGTGAACTACGCCGGTTTCTATGGCGTGCCGCGCGAGGAAGCCGAGCAGCGTGCCGAAGAGGAACTGAAGCGGGCGCACCTGTGGGAAAAGGCACAGGTGATGAGCCGTACGCTGTCCGGTGGCATGAAGCGCCGACTGATGATCGCCCGCGCGATGATGACCCGCCCGCGCCTGCTGATCCTGGACGAGCCGACCGCCGGCGTGGACATCGAGATCCGCCGCGACATGTGGCGCGTGCTGAAGGAGATCAACGCCGCCGGCACCACGATCATCCTCACCACGCACTACCTGGAAGAAGCCGAGTACCTGTGCCGCCACCTGGCGATCATCAACCATGGCCAGATCGTCGAGCAGGGACCGATGCGCACCCTGCTGGCCAAGCTGGACGTGGAAGGCTTCCTGCTGGACATCGACGGTGACCTGCCGGCGCAGCTGCCGGTGATCGAAGGCGCGACCCTGACCGCGCCGGACCCGCATACGCTGGACATCGACATGCCGCGCGCGATGGACCTCAACCGCGTGTTCGCCACGCTCAACGAGTCCGGCATCCGCGTGCGTTCGATGCGTACCAAGAGCAACCGCCTGGAGGAGCTGTTCGTGCGCCTCACCGGCAACCTGGAGAAGCCTGCATGA
- a CDS encoding ABC transporter permease: MSTTELTDGQRNRVALMTIVRREVARIMRIWGQTLVPPAITMTLYFLIFGNLIGSRVGDMGGYTYMQFIVPGLVMMSVIQNSYGNISSSFFGAKFGRHVEELLVSPMPNWVILWGYVAGAVLRGLMVGVIVLIIAMFFTPVRIPHPLVMLTTVILGATIFSLAGFINAVYAKKFDDVAIVPTFILTPLTYLGGVFYSVKLLPGWAEAATHANPIFYMVNAFRYGLLGSSDVPLPVAYGLMIGFVVVLTALALWLLRRGVGMRS, from the coding sequence ATGAGCACCACCGAGCTGACCGACGGCCAGCGCAACCGCGTCGCACTGATGACCATCGTGCGCCGCGAAGTCGCCCGCATCATGCGCATCTGGGGCCAGACCCTGGTGCCGCCGGCGATCACCATGACCCTGTACTTCCTGATCTTCGGCAACCTGATCGGGTCGCGCGTGGGGGACATGGGCGGCTACACCTACATGCAGTTCATCGTGCCGGGCCTGGTGATGATGAGCGTAATCCAGAACAGCTACGGCAACATCAGCTCCTCGTTCTTCGGCGCCAAGTTCGGCCGCCACGTGGAAGAGCTGCTGGTCAGCCCGATGCCGAACTGGGTGATCCTGTGGGGCTACGTGGCCGGTGCCGTGCTGCGCGGCCTGATGGTGGGCGTGATCGTGCTGATCATCGCGATGTTCTTCACCCCGGTGCGCATCCCGCACCCGCTGGTGATGCTGACCACGGTGATCCTGGGTGCGACGATCTTCTCGCTGGCCGGTTTCATCAACGCGGTGTATGCGAAGAAGTTCGATGACGTGGCGATCGTGCCGACCTTCATCCTGACCCCGCTGACTTACCTGGGTGGCGTGTTCTATTCGGTGAAGCTGCTGCCGGGCTGGGCCGAGGCCGCGACGCACGCGAATCCGATCTTCTACATGGTCAATGCATTCCGCTATGGCCTGCTGGGCAGCAGCGATGTGCCGCTGCCGGTGGCCTACGGGTTGATGATCGGATTCGTGGTGGTGCTGACGGCGCTGGCGCTGTGGTTGCTGCGCCGTGGCGTGGGCATGCGCAGCTGA
- the panE gene encoding 2-dehydropantoate 2-reductase has protein sequence MRILILGAGGTGGYFGGRLAQAGVDVTFLVRPARAAQLDRDGLVIRSPLGDASFPVQHVTADALPALAAQKPFDLVILSCKAYDLDSSIDAIAPAVGANTTVLPILNGLHHYNALDLRFGRDAVLGGLCFISATKAPDGAVLHLGKPAKLTFGERDGGAASARVRAFAAACAQANLDHLASEHIGQEQWIKYTFLTALAASTCLLRADIGSIVATDDGEAIVRGLYDECLAVAEAAGEPIPDAAQDTARGTLTQAGSALKASMLRDLEAGQQVEAEQIVGDMLARARKADQEALLLQVAYSSLQAYQALRGA, from the coding sequence ATGCGCATCCTGATCCTCGGCGCCGGCGGTACCGGCGGTTACTTCGGCGGTCGCCTGGCCCAGGCCGGCGTAGATGTGACCTTCCTGGTGCGCCCCGCACGCGCCGCCCAGCTGGACCGCGATGGCCTGGTCATCCGCAGCCCGCTCGGTGATGCCAGCTTCCCGGTGCAGCACGTCACCGCCGACGCCCTGCCCGCGCTTGCCGCACAGAAGCCGTTCGACCTGGTTATCCTCAGCTGCAAGGCCTATGACCTGGACAGCTCGATCGATGCCATCGCTCCGGCCGTGGGCGCGAACACCACCGTGCTGCCGATCCTCAACGGCCTGCATCACTACAACGCGCTGGACCTGCGCTTCGGCCGCGACGCTGTGCTCGGTGGCCTATGCTTCATCAGCGCCACCAAGGCCCCCGACGGCGCCGTGCTGCACTTGGGCAAGCCGGCCAAGCTCACCTTCGGCGAGCGCGATGGCGGCGCGGCGTCCGCACGCGTGCGTGCCTTCGCCGCCGCCTGTGCGCAGGCCAACCTCGATCACCTGGCCAGCGAGCACATTGGCCAGGAACAGTGGATCAAGTACACCTTCCTGACCGCGCTGGCCGCCTCGACCTGCCTGCTGCGCGCGGATATCGGCAGTATCGTCGCCACCGATGATGGCGAGGCGATCGTGCGTGGCCTGTACGACGAATGCCTGGCCGTGGCCGAAGCTGCCGGTGAGCCGATTCCCGATGCCGCGCAGGACACCGCACGCGGCACCCTTACCCAGGCGGGCTCGGCATTGAAGGCGTCGATGCTGCGGGATCTGGAAGCCGGCCAGCAGGTAGAGGCCGAACAGATCGTCGGCGACATGCTGGCGCGTGCACGCAAGGCCGACCAGGAAGCCCTGCTGCTGCAGGTCGCCTACAGCAGCCTGCAGGCCTACCAGGCACTGCGCGGCGCGTGA
- a CDS encoding epimerase has translation MRVLILGMGWSGCVLAPHLQARGVHVVGTVRNPSSAPDDGLLRHQLHADSPPSPALLDEVAQAEAVLCSVPPDAAGDPALRLLLPALRASPALRWVGYLSSTSVYADRAGGWVDERSAADATEAAGVQRLRAEAQWRALAEVRGIASAVFRLPGLYGPGRNALLQLSQGRARHVIRPGLAFNRLHVEDLAAVIVAAMQRPVAQGIYLPSDDEPAPPQDVLAFAAKLGGFAMPPAVAWDDPALSPTLRRFYESNKRIDSRGTREALAWQPRFPSYREGLRDLLR, from the coding sequence ATGCGGGTGCTGATCCTCGGTATGGGCTGGAGCGGATGCGTGCTGGCCCCGCATCTGCAGGCGCGGGGCGTGCACGTCGTCGGCACGGTGCGTAACCCCTCGTCGGCGCCGGACGATGGCCTGCTGCGGCATCAGCTGCACGCTGACTCCCCACCGTCGCCCGCCCTGCTCGATGAGGTCGCGCAGGCCGAGGCCGTGCTGTGCAGCGTGCCGCCAGATGCCGCGGGCGACCCGGCACTGCGCCTGCTGCTGCCGGCTCTGCGGGCCAGCCCGGCACTGCGCTGGGTGGGCTATCTGTCGTCCACGTCGGTGTATGCCGATAGGGCCGGCGGCTGGGTTGACGAGCGCAGCGCAGCCGATGCCACCGAAGCAGCCGGCGTGCAGCGCCTGCGTGCCGAAGCGCAATGGCGTGCGCTTGCAGAGGTACGTGGCATCGCTTCGGCGGTGTTCCGCCTGCCCGGCCTGTACGGGCCGGGGCGCAATGCGTTGCTGCAGCTGTCACAGGGCCGTGCCCGCCATGTGATTCGGCCGGGCCTGGCGTTCAACCGCCTGCACGTAGAGGATCTTGCGGCAGTGATCGTCGCGGCGATGCAGCGACCGGTTGCGCAGGGGATATACCTGCCCAGCGATGACGAGCCGGCACCACCGCAGGATGTGCTGGCCTTCGCCGCGAAGCTGGGCGGGTTTGCGATGCCACCTGCCGTGGCATGGGACGACCCTGCACTCAGCCCGACGCTACGGCGCTTCTACGAGAGCAACAAGCGCATCGACAGTCGTGGCACGCGTGAAGCGCTGGCGTGGCAGCCGCGCTTCCCCAGCTACCGTGAGGGCCTGCGCGACCTGCTCCGGTAG
- a CDS encoding TatD family hydrolase: MHLIDIGANLTHDSFDRDRDAVLDRARQAGVVQMVITGASREHSPLAVQLAQQHPGFLYATAGVHPHHAVEYTEECDAEMRALHDHPEVVAVGECGLDYFRDFSPRPAQHRAFERQLQLAADNGKPLFLHQRDAHADFMAQMKNFEGRIGPAVVHCFTGERDELFDYLNQDWYIGITGWLCDERRGAHLRELVKNIPADRLMIETDAPYLLPRTLKPMPKDRRNEPMFLSHIVEELARDRGEDVAVTAANATAATRAFFRLPDAG, translated from the coding sequence ATGCACCTGATCGATATCGGCGCCAACCTGACCCACGACTCCTTCGACCGCGACCGCGATGCCGTGCTGGACCGCGCACGGCAGGCCGGCGTGGTGCAGATGGTCATCACCGGTGCCAGCCGCGAGCACTCGCCGCTGGCCGTGCAGCTGGCGCAGCAGCACCCGGGCTTCCTGTATGCGACCGCCGGCGTGCACCCGCATCATGCGGTGGAGTACACCGAGGAATGTGATGCCGAGATGCGCGCGCTGCATGACCACCCGGAAGTGGTGGCGGTGGGCGAGTGCGGGCTGGACTACTTCCGTGACTTCTCGCCGCGCCCGGCGCAGCACCGTGCCTTCGAGCGCCAGTTGCAGCTGGCCGCGGACAATGGCAAGCCGCTGTTCCTGCACCAGCGCGACGCGCATGCCGATTTCATGGCACAGATGAAGAACTTCGAAGGTCGCATCGGCCCGGCGGTGGTGCATTGCTTCACCGGCGAACGCGACGAGCTGTTCGACTACCTGAACCAGGACTGGTACATCGGCATCACCGGCTGGCTGTGCGACGAGCGCCGTGGCGCGCACCTGCGCGAACTGGTGAAGAACATCCCGGCCGACCGCCTGATGATCGAGACCGATGCGCCCTACCTGCTGCCACGCACGCTGAAGCCGATGCCGAAGGACCGCCGCAACGAACCGATGTTCCTTTCGCATATCGTGGAAGAACTGGCACGTGACCGTGGCGAGGACGTTGCAGTGACGGCGGCCAATGCCACTGCCGCCACGCGTGCGTTCTTCCGCCTGCCCGACGCGGGTTGA
- the hrpB gene encoding ATP-dependent helicase HrpB, with product MNAPLFPISPLLPQIQQHLAAQPRLVLEAPPGAGKTTQVPLALLDAPWLQGRKIILLEPRRVAARSAALFMARQLGEEVGGTVGYRIRFENKVSSRTRIEVVTEGILTRMLQDDPMLEEVGAILFDEFHERHLSGDLGLALALDVQAQLRDDLRLVVMSATLDGERLARFLDAPRLSSEGRSYPVAISHFPARRDEALELQVRRAVQQALAEYPGDLLVFLPGQREIARVQAGLQESLDAGVEVLALHGELPVEQQARVLQAASDGRRRVVLATNVAESSVTLPGVRVVIDSGQAREPRYDPNSGFTRLDVVAIAQASADQRAGRAGRVAEGVAWRLWPQSQRLEPQRRAEIDQVELAGLALELAAWGSSDLRFLDPPPAGPMGAARELLQRLGALSSSGAITALGRRVLALGTHPRMAAMLLAAPHARAQALAADLAALLEARDPLRQGGDALAARWRALAAFRNGRAPGDANRSGLAAIDAAAKQWRRRLRCEAAPPASIEAHEMGDLLAHAFPDRIGVQHPSDPLRYLLANGRSARLHDLSDLRGEPWLVASELRFEARDALLLRAAPVDEGQLRKAWPERFVTEDVVRWDSERRALVALRETRFDRIVLDTRSAGRVDPQHAAQALTDAVAELGLQALPWTEGLRQWQARVESLRRWMPELDLPDCSDDALLATRAHWLQPAFAGKSRLDALDEASFGEALKSPLEWSQRQLVERHAPTRITVPSGLERPITYALDSENGEPLPPVLAVKLQELFGLADTPRIADGRVPLTLHLLSPGGRPLQVTQDLRNFWENTYAEVKKEMKGRYPRHPWPDDPWTATATHRAKPRGT from the coding sequence ATGAACGCCCCGCTCTTCCCGATTTCCCCGCTGCTGCCGCAGATCCAGCAGCACCTCGCCGCGCAGCCACGACTGGTGCTGGAGGCGCCGCCCGGCGCCGGCAAGACCACCCAGGTGCCGCTGGCGCTGCTCGATGCACCGTGGCTGCAGGGGCGGAAGATCATCCTGCTGGAACCGCGCCGGGTCGCCGCACGCAGCGCCGCGCTGTTCATGGCGCGGCAGCTGGGCGAAGAGGTGGGCGGCACCGTCGGCTACCGCATCCGCTTCGAGAACAAGGTCTCGTCGCGCACCCGCATCGAGGTGGTTACCGAAGGCATCCTGACCCGCATGCTGCAGGACGACCCGATGCTGGAAGAGGTCGGCGCGATCCTGTTCGACGAATTCCACGAACGCCACCTCAGCGGTGATCTCGGCCTGGCACTGGCGCTGGACGTGCAGGCACAGCTGCGCGATGACCTGCGCCTGGTGGTGATGTCGGCGACGCTGGATGGTGAGCGGCTGGCCCGCTTCCTCGATGCACCGCGCCTGAGCAGCGAAGGCCGCAGCTACCCGGTGGCGATCAGCCATTTCCCGGCGCGCCGCGATGAGGCGCTGGAACTGCAGGTTCGCCGCGCGGTGCAGCAGGCCCTGGCTGAATATCCCGGTGACCTGCTGGTGTTCCTGCCCGGCCAGCGCGAGATCGCGCGGGTGCAGGCCGGGCTGCAGGAATCGCTGGATGCCGGCGTCGAAGTGCTGGCCCTGCACGGCGAACTGCCGGTGGAGCAGCAGGCGCGGGTCCTGCAGGCGGCCAGTGATGGTCGTCGGCGCGTGGTGCTGGCCACCAACGTCGCCGAGTCGTCGGTGACGCTGCCCGGCGTGCGCGTGGTGATCGACAGCGGCCAGGCGCGCGAACCGCGCTACGACCCCAACAGCGGCTTCACCCGGCTGGACGTGGTGGCCATCGCCCAAGCGTCGGCCGACCAGCGCGCCGGTCGCGCCGGTCGCGTGGCCGAAGGCGTGGCCTGGCGGCTGTGGCCGCAGTCGCAGCGGCTGGAGCCGCAGCGCCGCGCCGAAATCGATCAGGTCGAGCTGGCCGGACTGGCGCTGGAACTGGCCGCCTGGGGCAGCAGCGACCTGCGCTTCCTCGATCCGCCACCGGCCGGCCCGATGGGTGCCGCCCGCGAACTGCTGCAGCGGCTCGGCGCGCTGTCCAGCAGCGGTGCGATCACCGCACTTGGCCGCCGTGTGCTGGCGCTGGGCACGCATCCGCGGATGGCGGCGATGCTGCTGGCCGCGCCCCATGCCCGCGCACAGGCGCTGGCCGCCGATCTGGCCGCCCTGCTGGAGGCGCGCGATCCGTTGCGCCAGGGCGGTGATGCGCTGGCCGCGCGTTGGCGTGCGCTGGCGGCATTCCGCAATGGCCGCGCACCGGGCGACGCCAACCGCAGCGGCCTGGCCGCGATCGATGCCGCCGCCAAGCAGTGGCGTCGCCGCCTGCGCTGCGAGGCCGCACCACCGGCCAGCATCGAGGCGCACGAAATGGGCGACCTGCTCGCGCACGCGTTCCCGGACCGCATCGGTGTCCAGCACCCCAGCGATCCGCTGCGCTACCTGCTGGCCAATGGTCGCAGTGCACGCCTGCACGATCTGAGCGACCTGCGTGGCGAGCCGTGGCTGGTAGCCAGTGAACTGCGCTTCGAGGCACGCGACGCGCTGCTGCTGCGTGCCGCACCGGTGGACGAAGGCCAGCTGCGCAAGGCCTGGCCGGAGCGCTTCGTGACCGAGGACGTAGTGCGCTGGGACAGCGAGCGTCGCGCCCTGGTGGCACTGCGCGAGACCCGTTTCGACCGCATCGTGCTCGACACCCGCTCGGCCGGGCGGGTCGATCCGCAGCACGCCGCGCAGGCCCTGACCGACGCGGTAGCTGAACTCGGCCTGCAGGCGCTGCCGTGGACCGAAGGCCTGCGCCAGTGGCAGGCACGGGTGGAATCGCTGCGGCGCTGGATGCCGGAGCTGGACCTGCCCGACTGCAGCGACGACGCCCTGCTGGCCACGCGCGCGCATTGGCTGCAGCCCGCGTTCGCCGGCAAGAGCCGCCTGGATGCGCTGGACGAGGCCAGTTTCGGCGAAGCGCTGAAGTCGCCCTTGGAGTGGTCGCAGCGGCAACTGGTTGAACGGCATGCACCCACCCGCATCACCGTGCCGTCCGGGCTGGAGCGGCCGATCACCTACGCGTTGGACAGCGAGAACGGCGAACCGTTGCCGCCGGTGCTGGCGGTGAAACTGCAGGAACTGTTCGGCCTGGCCGACACGCCGCGCATCGCCGACGGCCGCGTGCCGCTCACCCTGCACCTGCTCTCGCCCGGTGGCCGCCCGCTGCAGGTCACCCAGGACCTGCGCAACTTCTGGGAAAACACCTACGCGGAAGTGAAAAAGGAAATGAAGGGCCGCTACCCGCGCCATCCGTGGCCGGATGACCCGTGGACGGCGACGGCCACCCATCGGGCCAAGCCGCGCGGGACCTGA
- a CDS encoding pseudouridine synthase: MLIAFNKPFNVLCQFTDRSVPPRPTLAGFGLPPRVYAAGRLDHDSEGLLLLTDHGTLAHKLTDPKHKADKTYWVQVEGMPSDEQLQQLRDGVVLNDGPTLPAKIERLDPAPSLWTRDPPVRFRKTVPDAWLAITIREGRNRQVRRMTAAVNLPTLRLVRVSMGPYRLDDLQPGQWLQIG; the protein is encoded by the coding sequence ATGCTGATCGCCTTCAACAAGCCCTTCAACGTGCTCTGCCAGTTCACCGACCGCAGCGTGCCGCCACGGCCGACCCTGGCCGGGTTCGGCCTGCCGCCGCGCGTGTATGCCGCCGGTCGCCTGGACCATGACAGCGAAGGCCTGCTGCTGCTGACCGACCACGGCACGCTGGCGCACAAGCTGACCGACCCGAAGCACAAGGCTGACAAGACCTACTGGGTGCAGGTGGAAGGCATGCCCAGCGACGAACAGCTGCAACAGCTGCGCGACGGCGTGGTGCTCAATGACGGGCCGACCCTGCCGGCGAAGATCGAGCGCCTCGATCCGGCGCCGTCGCTGTGGACACGCGATCCGCCGGTGCGCTTCCGCAAGACCGTGCCCGATGCCTGGCTGGCGATCACGATCCGCGAGGGCCGCAACCGCCAGGTGCGGCGGATGACCGCGGCGGTGAACCTGCCGACGCTGCGGCTGGTCCGCGTGTCGATGGGGCCTTACCGGCTGGACGACCTGCAGCCGGGGCAGTGGCTGCAGATCGGTTGA
- a CDS encoding class I SAM-dependent methyltransferase translates to MMPASSLRGCRLLLASALLAAVPAFAAPATVAPAKIQVSPAIDAAVKASTRDANNVKRDGFRHPAQTLSFFKVTPEKTVIEITPGNGWYSEILAPLLHDKGHYIAAVVDPMAVAEGRGRDYQQRSRDSLEKKYAGAPAQFGKTAVVAYDPAKPVFGPASSADVVLTFRNVHNWRKAGQAQGMFQGFFNVLKPGGVLGVVEHRAKADVADDDDTGYVGQQQVIAMAEAAGFKLDARSEVNANPRDTKDHPNGVWTLPPTNQHDKADDAKYQAIGESDRMTLRFIKP, encoded by the coding sequence ATGATGCCTGCTTCGTCCCTGCGTGGTTGCCGCCTGCTGCTTGCTTCAGCCCTGCTTGCCGCTGTTCCCGCGTTCGCCGCACCGGCCACGGTGGCACCGGCGAAGATCCAGGTGTCACCGGCCATCGATGCGGCGGTGAAGGCGTCGACCCGTGATGCCAACAACGTCAAGCGCGATGGCTTCCGTCATCCGGCGCAGACGCTGTCGTTCTTCAAGGTGACGCCGGAAAAGACCGTCATCGAGATCACCCCCGGCAACGGCTGGTACTCGGAAATCCTGGCGCCGCTGCTGCATGACAAGGGCCATTACATTGCTGCCGTGGTCGATCCGATGGCGGTTGCCGAAGGGCGCGGCCGTGACTACCAGCAGCGCAGCCGCGACAGCCTGGAAAAGAAGTACGCCGGTGCGCCGGCACAGTTCGGCAAGACCGCCGTGGTGGCCTACGATCCGGCCAAGCCGGTGTTCGGCCCGGCCAGTTCAGCCGACGTGGTGCTGACCTTCCGCAACGTGCACAACTGGCGCAAGGCCGGCCAGGCACAGGGCATGTTCCAGGGCTTCTTCAACGTGCTCAAGCCGGGCGGCGTACTGGGCGTGGTCGAGCATCGCGCCAAGGCCGACGTGGCCGACGACGATGACACCGGCTACGTCGGCCAGCAGCAGGTGATCGCGATGGCCGAAGCCGCCGGCTTCAAGCTGGATGCGCGCAGTGAGGTCAACGCCAACCCGCGCGATACCAAGGACCACCCGAACGGTGTGTGGACGCTGCCGCCGACCAACCAGCATGACAAGGCCGATGATGCGAAGTATCAGGCCATTGGCGAAAGCGACCGCATGACCCTGCGCTTCATCAAGCCGTAA
- a CDS encoding aldo/keto reductase, with translation MTATRELGRSGLHVRPLAFGGNVFGWSADEKASFALLDAFVDAGFNLVDTADVYSAWVPGNAGGESETLIGKWFARSGKRDKVVLATKVAKWAERPGLTPDNINAAVEDSLRRLQTDVIDLYQAHEDDESTPLEATLAAFGRLIEAGKVRAIGASNYSATRLADALKVSTDYKLPRYETLQPEYNLYDRAGYEKELEPLVQREQIGVIGYYALASGFLSGKYRTPADAAKSPARGENVVKRYLNPRGLRILQALDDVASKHSASAAQIALAWQIARPSITAPIVSATSVEQLHDLLAAANVSLSVQDVAQLDAASKEG, from the coding sequence ATGACGGCAACCCGCGAACTGGGCCGTTCCGGCCTGCATGTACGTCCGCTCGCCTTCGGTGGCAACGTGTTCGGCTGGAGCGCCGATGAGAAGGCCAGCTTCGCCCTGCTCGATGCCTTCGTCGATGCCGGCTTCAACCTGGTCGACACCGCCGATGTGTATTCGGCGTGGGTGCCGGGCAATGCCGGCGGCGAATCGGAAACGCTGATCGGCAAGTGGTTTGCCCGTAGTGGCAAGCGCGACAAGGTGGTGCTGGCGACCAAGGTGGCCAAGTGGGCCGAGCGCCCCGGCCTGACCCCGGACAACATCAACGCCGCGGTGGAAGATTCGCTGCGCCGCCTGCAGACCGACGTGATCGATCTGTACCAGGCCCACGAGGATGACGAGTCAACGCCGCTGGAAGCGACCCTGGCCGCATTCGGTCGGCTGATCGAAGCCGGCAAGGTGCGCGCGATCGGTGCCTCCAACTACAGCGCCACGCGCCTGGCCGATGCGCTGAAGGTATCCACCGACTACAAACTGCCACGCTACGAAACCCTGCAGCCGGAGTACAACCTGTATGACCGCGCCGGCTACGAAAAGGAACTGGAACCGCTGGTGCAGCGCGAACAGATCGGCGTGATCGGCTACTACGCGCTGGCCAGCGGCTTCCTCAGCGGCAAGTACCGCACGCCGGCTGATGCGGCCAAGAGCCCGGCACGTGGCGAGAACGTGGTGAAGCGCTATCTGAATCCGCGTGGCCTGCGCATCCTGCAGGCGCTGGATGACGTGGCCAGTAAGCACAGCGCCAGTGCCGCGCAGATCGCACTGGCGTGGCAGATCGCACGGCCGTCGATCACCGCGCCGATCGTCAGCGCCACCAGCGTCGAGCAGCTGCACGATCTGTTGGCCGCAGCCAACGTGTCGCTGAGCGTGCAGGATGTCGCGCAGCTGGATGCCGCCAGCAAAGAAGGCTGA
- a CDS encoding slipin family protein, whose product MFWTIKVVIGDGERGLVYRNRRFQQILLPGVHRLSPFGGRPHVDIHTASKGAAYTGSDQDSLIEALGTELDTHFVLANVGASEVGLLLRNGRIDEVLPPGSRRLYWRGSVDTQVRVMALGDEPRIPADVQQRLGQLGVLPRVAVISTVPSESVGLLFIDGTLRQTLDAGLHAFWNFNGNVSVERVELRARSLDVSGQELLSRDKVTLRVNLAATVQVVDPVRAHRTLSNADEFVYRQLQFGLRQAIAARSLDELLGDKAALDGEIAAHVQAAIEGHGVRLLGVGIKDVILPGEMKEILNGVVLAEKQAQASVIRRREEANATRSQLNTAKLIEDNPVLMRLKELEALEKVTEKIDKLTVFGGLDGVLKQLVTIR is encoded by the coding sequence ATGTTCTGGACCATCAAGGTCGTGATCGGCGACGGCGAGCGCGGCCTGGTGTATCGCAACCGTCGTTTCCAGCAGATCCTGCTGCCGGGGGTGCACCGCCTGTCGCCGTTCGGCGGCCGCCCGCACGTGGACATCCACACCGCATCGAAGGGCGCGGCCTATACCGGCAGCGACCAGGACAGCCTGATCGAAGCGCTGGGCACCGAGCTGGACACGCACTTCGTGCTGGCCAACGTCGGCGCCAGCGAGGTCGGCCTGTTGCTGCGCAACGGCCGCATCGATGAAGTGCTGCCGCCGGGCAGCCGCCGTCTGTACTGGCGGGGTTCGGTCGACACCCAGGTGCGCGTGATGGCGCTGGGTGACGAGCCGCGCATTCCGGCGGACGTGCAGCAGCGCCTGGGCCAGTTGGGCGTGCTGCCGCGTGTGGCGGTGATCAGCACCGTGCCGAGCGAGTCGGTCGGCCTGCTGTTCATCGATGGCACGCTGCGACAGACGCTGGACGCCGGCCTGCACGCGTTCTGGAACTTCAACGGCAACGTGTCGGTGGAGCGTGTGGAGCTGCGTGCGCGTTCGCTGGACGTGTCCGGCCAGGAACTGCTCAGCCGCGACAAGGTGACCCTGCGGGTGAACCTGGCCGCGACCGTGCAGGTGGTCGACCCGGTGCGTGCACACCGCACGCTCAGCAATGCCGACGAGTTCGTCTACCGGCAGCTGCAGTTCGGCCTGCGTCAGGCGATTGCCGCGCGCAGCCTGGACGAGCTGCTGGGTGACAAGGCGGCACTGGACGGCGAGATCGCCGCCCATGTGCAGGCGGCGATCGAGGGCCACGGCGTGCGGCTGCTCGGCGTGGGCATCAAGGACGTGATCCTGCCGGGTGAGATGAAGGAGATCCTCAACGGTGTGGTGCTGGCCGAGAAGCAGGCCCAGGCCAGCGTGATCCGCCGTCGCGAGGAGGCCAACGCCACGCGTTCGCAGCTCAACACCGCAAAGCTGATCGAGGACAACCCGGTGCTGATGCGCTTGAAGGAGCTGGAGGCACTGGAGAAGGTCACCGAGAAGATCGACAAGCTCACCGTGTTCGGCGGCCTGGATGGCGTGCTGAAGCAGCTGGTGACGATCAGGTAG